From Amycolatopsis sp. WQ 127309:
AGCTGGAAGAGCCGGTCGAACTCCGCGAGCGGGACGGTCTCCAGTGGTGCGCGCACGGTGTCGCCGGCGTTGCTGACCAGGACGTCGATCTCGCCGGCGTCCCGGAGGGCCTGATCGACGCTGTCCTGGTCGGTGACGTCGAGGCGCAGCCGCTGCGCGACCGGCAGCTCGGCCAATGTCTCCGGGCGGCGCGCGGTGGCGATCACCCGGTGCCCGCGGCCCGCGAGTTCCAGGGCGATGGCCCGGCCGATGCCTTGGGAGGCACCGGTGATGAGTACGGACGACATGGTGGTTCTCCTCAGGAAGCCGGGACGAAGTTGGGCCCGCTGGTGTCGAAGGCGGCTTTGTTCTCGAGCACGAACCGCTCGACGGACTGCGGTGCGTGGCCGCCGATCTTCTCGACGTGGTCGTTCGTGCCCGCGAACACGCCGTCGCGGTAGTCGATCGCGACGTTGCTCAGGTGCTGGACGAGGTGCGCGGGAAAGCCGCGGTGTGTCATGGATGCCGCGAACTCGTCGACGTCGATCGGCTCGTAGTGCACCGGAATCCCGAGCGTCGTGCCGATGGCCGCGGCGATCTCGTGGTGGTCCAGCTCGACGGGCCCGTGCAGCGGGTAGACGGCGCCGTCGTGCGGCTCGGGGTCGGCGAGCACCGCGGCGATCACGCGCCCCTGGTCGGCCGCCGCGATGGGCGCGTGCCGGCCTTCGCCGAACGGGAGCCGGAGGTGGCCCTCGCCGTCGCGCAGCTCCCACCAGGTCGTGAGCCACTCGGCGAAGAACGTCGGCCGCAGGTGCGTGGTGAGCAGGCCGGTCCGGTCCAGCAGGCGCTCGGCGAGCCAGTGCTGCCGCGCGGCGTTGCTCTTCGCCTCGCGGCGCGCGGAGATCTGGGACATGTCGACGACGGACCGGACGCCGGTTTCCGTTGCCGCTTGGGCGAAAATGACCGTCGCGTCGAGCAGGCCTTCGCGGATGGGGTAGACGAAGTAGGCACCGCTGACGCCGTCGAGCGCCGCGGTCACGCTGTCGAGGTCCAGCAGATCGCCGTGGACCACTTCGGCGCCGGCCGCGGCGAGCGCACGGGACCGCTCGTCGTCCCGCCGGACCATCGCCCGGACGCGGTGACCGCGCCGCAGCAGGAGATCGGCCGTCACGCTCCCGGTCTTGCCGGCGGCGCCGGTGATCAGGAACAGCCTGTCGTCGTGGGTCATGTCAGGTCCTTTCTTGCGGTTCCGCGGACGAAGCGCCTTCGTCTCCGGTAGTTCATTCACTGAACTAGGCTACCGTAGCACGAGAGCAGTTCATTGAGCGAACTGCCGGTGTACGCTCGGAGACATGGCTCTTCCCAGCACCTACGCGGACCGCAACTGCTCCCTGGTGCGGGCCCTGGAAGTCGTCGGGGAGCGGTGGACGCTGCTGATCGTCCGCGA
This genomic window contains:
- a CDS encoding NmrA family NAD(P)-binding protein, which translates into the protein MTHDDRLFLITGAAGKTGSVTADLLLRRGHRVRAMVRRDDERSRALAAAGAEVVHGDLLDLDSVTAALDGVSGAYFVYPIREGLLDATVIFAQAATETGVRSVVDMSQISARREAKSNAARQHWLAERLLDRTGLLTTHLRPTFFAEWLTTWWELRDGEGHLRLPFGEGRHAPIAAADQGRVIAAVLADPEPHDGAVYPLHGPVELDHHEIAAAIGTTLGIPVHYEPIDVDEFAASMTHRGFPAHLVQHLSNVAIDYRDGVFAGTNDHVEKIGGHAPQSVERFVLENKAAFDTSGPNFVPAS